Proteins found in one Desulfovibrio sp. genomic segment:
- a CDS encoding chemotaxis protein — MSQNSLLNVSNNELEIIEFIIDEKQPDGKVYSGHYGINVAKVLEIIRLPNITSVPSKCDPSVLGTFNLRGRVLPILNLASWLGKEMATEENTKVIVTEFSGVQAAFMVSSVTSIHRMTWDRIEPPNQYVQTYSRESITGVLRIQDRVLFILDMEKILASLDSTLDMSQVEVDTTPVEGAGQFHLLVADDSSSLRNVMQSSLEKSGFQVTAVGSGRAAWDFLMHTREEAQAKGKELTDVVHLVISDIEMPEMDGHMLTAKIRETPGLSTLPIILFSSLITDALYEKGVKVGADRQVSKPDLPGLNKIIREVISEKLNK; from the coding sequence ATGTCGCAAAACAGCTTGCTGAACGTTAGCAATAACGAACTCGAAATTATTGAATTTATCATTGATGAAAAGCAGCCGGACGGCAAGGTTTACAGCGGGCATTACGGCATCAACGTTGCCAAGGTGCTTGAAATCATCCGCCTGCCCAATATCACCAGCGTGCCCAGCAAGTGCGATCCCTCGGTGCTTGGCACGTTCAATCTGCGCGGCAGGGTGCTGCCCATATTGAACCTTGCCTCATGGCTGGGCAAAGAAATGGCCACGGAAGAAAACACCAAGGTCATTGTCACCGAATTCAGCGGCGTGCAGGCGGCGTTTATGGTCTCCTCCGTCACCAGCATCCACCGCATGACATGGGATCGCATTGAACCGCCGAACCAGTACGTGCAGACCTACTCGCGCGAAAGCATCACGGGAGTTCTGCGCATTCAGGATCGCGTGCTTTTTATTCTGGACATGGAAAAAATCCTCGCCAGCCTCGACAGCACGCTGGACATGTCGCAGGTTGAGGTGGACACCACCCCCGTGGAAGGCGCCGGACAGTTCCACCTGCTGGTGGCTGACGATTCAAGCTCGCTGCGCAACGTCATGCAGTCGTCGCTGGAAAAATCGGGTTTTCAGGTCACGGCTGTGGGCAGCGGACGCGCCGCTTGGGATTTTTTGATGCACACCCGTGAGGAAGCCCAGGCCAAGGGCAAGGAACTTACGGATGTGGTGCATCTGGTTATTTCCGACATTGAAATGCCGGAAATGGACGGGCACATGCTCACGGCAAAAATCCGTGAAACCCCCGGCCTCAGCACCCTGCCCATCATCCTGTTCTCCTCGCTCATCACCGATGCGCTGTATGAAAAGGGCGTAAAGGTGGGGGCAGACAGGCAGGTTTCCAAGCCTGACCTCCCCGGCCTGAACAAGATCATACGCGAAGTTATTTCTGAAAAGCTGAACAAGTAA
- the gltX gene encoding glutamate--tRNA ligase, translating into MTQVVTRFAPSPTGHLHIGGARTAIFCWLLARHSGGRFHLRIEDTDLLRSKQEYTDSILASMRWLGLDWDGELTYQTQRADVYNRYVDKLLETGHAYWCSCTPEEVEAMREEARQNGLKPRYNGRCRERNLGPGEGHCVRLKAPVAGKVVFDDLVKGKIAVDVTELDDMVIRRADGMPTYNMAVVVDDYEMGITHVVRGDDHVSNTPRQILIYEALGLPVPRFGHVPMILGPDRQKLSKRHGARAVIEYQQDGLLPQALVNYLVRLGWSHGNQELFTKEELIEYFDGTNLNPAAAAFDPAKLEWCNAHFMRELPLPELAALVAPFVEEAGLGALPLEKLEPLCVMFRERANNLKALGEAFRPLVVPAAELSYVEKDTAKHFSDAGKAHLQALSAVFAACEPFTAEALEAALNAYVADNGLKFKEVAPPLRTALMGFMGGSHLNEIMAFLGKQETLARLQRAMG; encoded by the coding sequence ATGACTCAAGTGGTAACCCGATTTGCACCCAGCCCGACAGGGCATCTGCACATAGGCGGCGCACGCACCGCCATTTTTTGCTGGCTCCTGGCCCGCCACTCCGGCGGACGTTTTCACCTGCGCATTGAAGACACTGATTTGCTGCGCTCCAAGCAGGAATATACAGATTCCATCCTGGCCTCCATGCGCTGGCTTGGGCTGGACTGGGATGGCGAGCTGACCTACCAGACTCAGCGGGCCGACGTGTACAACCGCTATGTGGACAAGCTGCTGGAAACAGGCCACGCCTACTGGTGTTCCTGCACGCCGGAAGAAGTGGAAGCCATGCGCGAAGAAGCCCGCCAGAACGGCCTCAAACCGCGTTATAACGGGCGCTGCCGCGAACGGAACCTCGGCCCCGGCGAGGGCCACTGCGTGCGCCTCAAGGCGCCTGTGGCGGGTAAGGTGGTTTTTGACGATCTGGTGAAGGGCAAGATAGCCGTGGATGTTACCGAACTGGACGACATGGTTATCCGCCGCGCTGACGGCATGCCCACCTACAATATGGCCGTGGTGGTGGACGACTACGAAATGGGCATCACCCATGTTGTTCGTGGCGACGACCACGTTTCCAACACGCCGCGCCAGATTCTTATTTATGAGGCTTTGGGCCTGCCCGTGCCGCGTTTTGGGCATGTGCCCATGATCCTTGGTCCGGATCGGCAAAAGCTCTCAAAGCGCCACGGCGCGCGGGCGGTTATTGAGTATCAACAGGATGGCCTGCTGCCTCAGGCTCTGGTGAACTATCTGGTGAGGCTTGGCTGGTCGCACGGCAATCAGGAACTGTTCACCAAGGAAGAGCTGATCGAATATTTTGACGGCACCAACCTGAACCCTGCCGCTGCGGCTTTTGACCCGGCCAAGCTGGAGTGGTGCAACGCCCATTTTATGCGCGAGCTGCCCCTGCCAGAACTGGCGGCGCTGGTTGCCCCCTTTGTGGAAGAAGCCGGGCTTGGCGCATTGCCTCTGGAAAAGCTTGAGCCACTGTGCGTCATGTTCCGCGAGCGGGCCAACAACCTCAAGGCGCTGGGCGAGGCCTTTCGCCCGTTGGTGGTGCCTGCCGCAGAACTCAGCTATGTGGAAAAGGACACGGCCAAGCATTTTAGCGATGCGGGCAAGGCGCATTTGCAGGCCCTCTCTGCTGTTTTTGCCGCTTGCGAGCCTTTTACCGCTGAAGCCCTCGAGGCCGCGCTCAACGCCTATGTGGCCGACAACGGGCTGAAGTTCAAGGAAGTGGCCCCGCCCCTGCGCACGGCCCTCATGGGCTTTATGGGTGGCTCGCACCTCAATGAAATCATGGCCTTTCTGGGCAAGCAGGAAACCCTTGCCCGACTGCAACGGGCTATGGGGTAA
- the nth gene encoding endonuclease III, producing MSVKSSPQATARNVLAALQKRYPHPRTHLDAQNAWELLVATVLAAQCTDARVNTVTPELFRRWPTPAALAEAPLEELESVIRPTGFFHSKAKNLLGAARRVRDVFDGQIPKSIEDLVTIPGVARKTANVVLFGAYGINEGLAVDTHVKRIAYRLGLTDETDPIPIERDLMKLFPREEWGDVNHRMVWFGREVCDARKPQCDTCEMLGFCPRREPPKAARPAKSRK from the coding sequence ATGAGCGTAAAATCATCCCCACAGGCAACGGCCCGGAACGTTCTTGCCGCCCTGCAAAAACGCTATCCACACCCGCGCACTCATCTGGACGCCCAAAATGCATGGGAACTGCTGGTAGCCACAGTGCTGGCGGCGCAGTGCACAGATGCCAGGGTGAATACCGTTACGCCGGAGCTGTTCCGCCGCTGGCCCACCCCTGCCGCACTGGCAGAGGCCCCGCTGGAAGAGCTGGAAAGCGTCATCCGGCCCACAGGATTTTTTCACAGCAAGGCCAAAAACCTGCTGGGGGCAGCGCGGCGAGTGCGTGATGTTTTTGACGGGCAGATTCCCAAAAGCATCGAAGACCTCGTCACCATCCCCGGCGTTGCCCGCAAAACAGCCAATGTGGTGCTGTTTGGCGCATACGGCATCAATGAGGGGCTTGCGGTCGATACGCATGTAAAACGCATCGCTTACCGCCTAGGGCTGACGGACGAAACCGATCCCATACCCATTGAGCGCGACCTCATGAAACTTTTTCCGCGCGAGGAGTGGGGCGATGTGAACCACCGCATGGTCTGGTTTGGGCGCGAAGTATGCGATGCACGCAAACCCCAGTGCGACACATGCGAAATGCTGGGCTTCTGCCCCCGGCGTGAACCGCCCAAGGCAGCCAGGCCCGCGAAGAGCCGCAAATAG
- a CDS encoding nitroreductase family protein has product MAIPTSRTQSAATVCIETALCTGCGQCVAVCKDFGLRLEGGKACLALHPLFGCVGCGHCMAVCPARAITVHGRGLGPEDLFALPAQSSAASFAAYYALLRRRRSVREFMPAEVEPELVERILDAARSAPTGVPPSDVNVLVLDSREKNRAFASDFCAHLKTLGWLTAPWFLAFMRPFWGKANDGLFRNFVKPALVAFTSSMDAGKNIVTYDAPLAMYFYGSPWADPADPLVAASLAMLAGEALGLGTCMIGSMHPLLQWGGSAARFRKRHGIRCKSREGLVVLFGYASVHYSKGIERSFASVHRA; this is encoded by the coding sequence ATGGCCATTCCCACATCCCGCACGCAAAGTGCGGCCACTGTCTGCATAGAAACCGCACTCTGCACCGGCTGTGGCCAGTGCGTGGCCGTGTGCAAGGATTTTGGCCTGCGGCTTGAAGGCGGCAAGGCCTGCCTTGCCCTCCACCCCCTTTTTGGCTGCGTAGGCTGCGGTCATTGCATGGCTGTTTGCCCAGCGAGGGCCATAACCGTGCATGGCCGAGGGCTGGGGCCGGAAGATCTGTTTGCCCTGCCGGCCCAGAGCAGCGCCGCGAGTTTTGCTGCCTACTACGCCCTGCTGCGGCGGCGCAGAAGCGTGCGCGAATTTATGCCCGCCGAGGTGGAGCCGGAACTGGTCGAGCGTATCCTTGACGCGGCCCGCAGCGCGCCCACCGGGGTGCCACCTTCGGATGTCAATGTGCTTGTGCTGGACAGCAGGGAGAAAAACCGTGCCTTCGCCAGTGATTTTTGCGCACACCTCAAAACTCTTGGCTGGCTCACTGCCCCCTGGTTTCTCGCGTTCATGCGCCCATTCTGGGGCAAGGCCAATGACGGGCTGTTCCGCAATTTTGTGAAGCCTGCGCTGGTGGCGTTCACGTCTTCAATGGATGCGGGAAAAAATATCGTTACCTATGATGCGCCTCTAGCAATGTATTTTTACGGTTCGCCCTGGGCAGACCCCGCTGATCCTCTGGTGGCCGCATCGCTTGCCATGCTGGCGGGCGAGGCTCTGGGCCTTGGTACCTGCATGATTGGCTCCATGCACCCTTTGTTGCAGTGGGGCGGCAGCGCGGCGCGCTTTCGCAAACGGCATGGCATCCGCTGCAAAAGCCGTGAGGGCTTGGTGGTGCTGTTTGGTTATGCGAGCGTCCACTACAGCAAGGGCATTGAGCGCAGCTTCGCCTCGGTGCATCGGGCATAG
- a CDS encoding methyltransferase domain-containing protein, which yields MINSKKYSIAAIGGHQAFADLALPLYYSLRKLGYEPKILENALCDNSTNIIFGLCDCSEISLSKIPKDSIIYNLEQMVCGSKGVTPFYLDACSKFKVWDYSKENVRRFKENFNIDNVEYVPMGYCPEMSRLDHTYQKDIDVLMYGAINERRAELIGQLRAAGVNAVAFQGLFGIERDIMIARSKIVLNAHYYVPGIQEVVRLGYLWANKKCVVCERNPDTDIHEGYEDACFYAPYDQIVEQVIKLLHAPKAIDAMGNAAFMQFSKNRFEDTLKNIIGECEARSVAKEALPLPLFLNVGSGKNFLQKALNVDIDPKWNPDFVFDVSQKIDFSSQYPTSRFGMVSFREGMFEKIRLFDVLEHVADVPATMKNLLMLLRDGGELHLNVPYDLSLGAWQDPTHRHAFNENSWLYFTEWHWYIGWRDWRFDVENIDYIFSPFGEKMRKQGTALAAILRMPRAVDSMEVRLRKRATTFEEKTMFDKQTRAVYVGAQNDWSLKNFIDKID from the coding sequence ATGATAAACAGTAAAAAATATTCAATAGCTGCTATTGGTGGGCATCAGGCCTTTGCTGATCTTGCATTGCCTCTATATTATTCGCTCAGAAAGCTGGGATATGAGCCTAAAATACTTGAGAACGCGCTGTGTGATAATTCGACGAATATTATTTTTGGATTATGTGATTGCAGTGAAATTTCTCTTAGTAAGATTCCTAAAGATTCAATAATTTATAATCTTGAGCAAATGGTATGCGGTAGCAAAGGGGTAACTCCTTTCTATCTTGACGCTTGCTCAAAGTTTAAAGTTTGGGATTATAGTAAGGAAAATGTAAGGCGATTCAAAGAAAATTTTAATATTGATAATGTTGAATATGTCCCCATGGGGTATTGCCCGGAGATGTCACGCCTTGATCATACATATCAGAAAGATATTGATGTGTTGATGTATGGGGCCATAAATGAACGTAGGGCAGAGCTTATTGGCCAACTTCGAGCTGCCGGCGTTAATGCAGTTGCTTTTCAGGGGCTTTTTGGGATTGAACGGGATATAATGATCGCCCGTTCAAAAATTGTTTTAAATGCACATTATTATGTGCCGGGTATTCAGGAAGTTGTTCGCCTGGGGTACTTGTGGGCGAATAAAAAATGTGTCGTGTGTGAGCGTAATCCCGATACAGATATCCATGAAGGGTATGAAGACGCATGTTTTTATGCCCCGTATGACCAGATTGTCGAGCAAGTTATCAAGCTGCTGCATGCGCCAAAAGCTATTGATGCCATGGGAAATGCTGCCTTTATGCAGTTCTCGAAAAACAGGTTCGAAGATACGCTAAAGAATATAATTGGAGAGTGCGAGGCCCGTTCTGTTGCAAAAGAGGCTTTGCCTTTGCCACTCTTTCTTAATGTTGGATCTGGGAAAAATTTTTTGCAGAAAGCGCTGAACGTAGATATTGATCCAAAGTGGAATCCGGATTTTGTTTTTGATGTTTCCCAAAAAATCGATTTTTCCTCTCAATATCCCACAAGCAGATTCGGCATGGTCTCATTCCGGGAAGGCATGTTTGAAAAGATACGTCTTTTCGATGTTCTCGAACATGTTGCAGACGTTCCCGCAACGATGAAGAACCTGCTTATGCTGTTGCGCGATGGCGGGGAGCTACATCTAAACGTGCCATATGATCTTTCCCTTGGGGCATGGCAAGATCCAACGCATCGGCACGCTTTCAATGAAAATAGCTGGTTGTATTTTACAGAATGGCACTGGTACATAGGGTGGCGAGATTGGCGTTTTGATGTCGAGAACATTGACTACATTTTTTCCCCGTTTGGCGAAAAGATGCGCAAGCAGGGTACGGCCTTAGCTGCAATTCTACGCATGCCTCGCGCAGTGGATTCCATGGAAGTGCGACTTCGCAAACGTGCCACTACCTTTGAAGAAAAAACCATGTTTGATAAACAGACCCGGGCCGTTTATGTGGGGGCTCAGAACGATTGGAGCCTGAAAAATTTTATTGATAAAATTGATTAA
- the fliR gene encoding flagellar biosynthetic protein FliR: MDVYNYDPASVLSLLLTMMRVSIVMFMLPVFSTNNIPTQVKAAITIVFCLGVWPHLTLPAAALPAHPFDVALMMLGEAVLGLVLGMAVNFLFMGIQAGGELLGFQMGFTMINFADPLTGNQTGVTAFFLWMVSLLVFLSLDGHLYMIKGFAASFDLVPPGGLFIGPVVLRQILYLASQMFVLALQIAAPVMVALFMVEVSLGLMARTSPQIPIMEFGFPIKVMVGFFFLGLLMVIMSDRIASFVQGLDSLFINLLRAVSPMYQTQ, from the coding sequence ATGGATGTTTATAACTACGATCCGGCCAGCGTGCTCAGCCTGCTGCTCACCATGATGCGCGTAAGCATAGTCATGTTCATGCTGCCCGTTTTTTCCACCAACAACATCCCCACGCAGGTCAAGGCGGCCATAACCATTGTTTTTTGCCTGGGCGTATGGCCGCACCTCACGCTCCCAGCCGCCGCATTGCCTGCACACCCCTTTGACGTGGCACTCATGATGCTGGGCGAGGCGGTACTGGGCCTGGTTCTTGGCATGGCCGTCAATTTTCTGTTTATGGGCATTCAGGCGGGTGGTGAACTACTGGGCTTTCAGATGGGCTTTACCATGATCAACTTTGCCGATCCGCTCACCGGCAACCAGACTGGCGTCACAGCATTTTTTCTGTGGATGGTGTCCCTGCTCGTTTTTCTGAGCCTTGACGGGCATCTGTATATGATCAAGGGATTCGCGGCCTCATTTGACCTGGTGCCGCCGGGAGGGCTGTTTATCGGGCCAGTGGTGCTGCGCCAGATTCTGTATCTGGCCTCGCAGATGTTTGTGCTGGCTTTGCAGATCGCTGCCCCGGTCATGGTGGCCCTGTTCATGGTCGAAGTATCGCTGGGCCTTATGGCCCGCACCTCGCCGCAGATACCCATCATGGAATTTGGGTTCCCCATCAAGGTGATGGTGGGCTTTTTCTTTCTGGGGTTGCTCATGGTCATCATGTCTGACCGCATCGCATCCTTTGTGCAGGGACTGGACAGTTTGTTCATCAACCTGCTGCGGGCTGTGAGTCCCATGTATCAAACTCAATGA
- a CDS encoding ATP-binding protein, whose translation MTVKSAAKDASRNEDWNSEALAAANVGLWVIDIDRNTGHISMLANPVTLRLLGASEEMTPAECFNFWVDRVDARSRPHLWAIHDEFIADAAMHEVRYQYNHPTWGLVPVRCGGRRISADHDDVVRIVGYHQDMTELHEAHQSLREGLVRLSLACRLGWLGVFEIARLESSGLDITGNDVFYEQFGINTASNASDRLERMGSRIVSEDQPKWRKLCDPAGWTAGGQEHLDLRVAHPRKGLRWYALAYEVVSGPGVLRIAGYVSDVTEARQHERILREAKEAAEAANAAKSIFLANMSHEIRTPMNGIMGMAHLVLNTPLNPQQRDYVEKIHATCESLLDIINDLLDFSKIEANHLELENLPFEPRKELESVMSLLRPKVGHKLKDFTLESRMDPRVPEVLSGDALRLRQILLNLGGNALKFSERGTVRLAVELLEQSDVKARLAFIVSDEGIGMSPDDLARAFTPFSQADTSITRRFGGTGLGLSLCRRLISLMGGSISVQSEPGQGSVFRVELPFAICSQDCAQEQAEENRGDEAASLQGLRVLLAEDGDINREIMEVLLEDMGITCISAVNGQEAVELWNQRSAEIDIVLMDVQMPVMDGYSATRAIRASNLPCAQTVPIIAMTAYAMRGDAERSMQEGMDAHLTKPVNLADLRRTLKQFSRGPAE comes from the coding sequence ATGACCGTAAAAAGCGCTGCAAAAGACGCATCCCGCAACGAGGATTGGAACAGCGAAGCCTTGGCTGCGGCCAATGTGGGGCTGTGGGTCATTGATATCGATAGAAACACCGGTCATATATCCATGCTTGCCAATCCGGTGACCCTGCGCCTGCTCGGCGCAAGCGAAGAAATGACCCCCGCAGAATGCTTCAACTTTTGGGTGGACAGGGTTGATGCCCGTTCCCGTCCCCATCTTTGGGCCATCCATGACGAATTTATTGCAGACGCAGCCATGCACGAGGTGCGCTACCAGTATAACCACCCCACGTGGGGTCTGGTGCCTGTGCGCTGCGGCGGGCGGCGCATCAGCGCCGATCATGATGATGTGGTGCGGATTGTCGGTTATCATCAGGATATGACGGAGCTGCACGAGGCGCACCAAAGCCTGCGTGAGGGGCTTGTGCGTCTTTCGCTGGCCTGCCGGTTGGGCTGGCTTGGAGTTTTTGAGATAGCGCGCCTCGAAAGTTCCGGGCTGGACATCACAGGTAACGATGTTTTTTATGAGCAGTTTGGCATCAATACGGCCTCGAATGCGTCTGACAGACTTGAGCGCATGGGGTCGCGCATTGTGAGCGAGGATCAGCCCAAGTGGCGCAAACTCTGCGACCCCGCAGGGTGGACGGCTGGTGGGCAGGAGCATCTGGATTTGCGGGTTGCCCACCCGCGCAAGGGTTTGCGTTGGTATGCCCTGGCCTATGAGGTCGTGAGCGGGCCGGGAGTGCTGCGTATTGCCGGTTATGTCAGCGATGTGACAGAGGCGCGCCAGCACGAGCGCATCCTGCGCGAAGCCAAGGAGGCCGCCGAAGCCGCCAACGCCGCCAAGAGTATTTTTCTGGCCAACATGAGCCATGAGATACGCACCCCCATGAACGGCATCATGGGCATGGCGCATCTGGTGCTCAACACCCCTTTGAATCCCCAGCAGCGCGATTATGTGGAAAAAATCCATGCAACCTGCGAATCACTGCTGGATATCATCAACGACCTGCTGGATTTTTCAAAAATTGAGGCCAACCACCTGGAGCTTGAAAATCTGCCTTTTGAGCCACGCAAGGAACTTGAGTCGGTCATGTCCCTGCTGCGGCCCAAGGTTGGGCACAAGCTCAAGGACTTCACCCTTGAGAGCCGCATGGACCCGCGCGTGCCGGAAGTGCTTTCCGGCGATGCCCTGCGTTTGCGCCAGATTCTGCTGAATCTGGGCGGCAACGCCCTGAAATTTTCCGAGCGCGGCACGGTGCGCCTGGCCGTTGAGCTGCTGGAACAAAGTGACGTAAAGGCGCGGCTGGCCTTTATTGTGAGCGATGAAGGCATTGGCATGTCGCCCGATGATCTGGCCCGCGCGTTTACGCCTTTTTCGCAGGCGGATACGTCCATCACCCGCAGATTTGGCGGCACGGGGCTTGGCCTCTCCTTATGTCGCCGCCTGATATCCCTCATGGGTGGGAGCATTTCTGTGCAGAGCGAGCCGGGTCAGGGGAGTGTTTTTCGCGTGGAGCTGCCCTTTGCCATTTGCAGCCAAGACTGCGCGCAGGAGCAGGCGGAAGAAAACCGCGGGGATGAAGCCGCCTCGCTTCAGGGTCTGCGGGTACTTTTGGCCGAAGACGGCGATATCAACCGCGAGATCATGGAAGTTCTGCTGGAAGACATGGGCATAACCTGCATTTCTGCCGTCAACGGGCAGGAGGCCGTGGAACTCTGGAACCAGCGGAGCGCGGAGATTGATATTGTCCTCATGGATGTGCAGATGCCGGTTATGGACGGCTATTCCGCCACGCGCGCTATCAGGGCCAGCAATCTGCCGTGTGCCCAAACCGTGCCCATTATCGCCATGACGGCCTATGCCATGCGGGGCGATGCAGAACGCAGCATGCAGGAAGGCATGGACGCGCACCTGACCAAGCCCGTTAACCTTGCCGATCTGCGGCGCACGCTCAAACAGTTCAGCCGAGGCCCGGCAGAATAG
- a CDS encoding glycosyltransferase family 2 protein, translating into MRIELITMWYNEEFLAPFFLQHYNYADRINILYDTDTTDNTKKICEQYPNVRIIPFHFPNMMDDEIKRDLINDLYSKIDADWVLSVDSDEFAFLKEHNFFIYDFRNFLAADKKHDIYNVMLYQVYRHITDKDLDPDLPAVPQRRHGDPNISVGINALYKKPILVRGNLSINWEPGCHSIRYGRDPRAVAPQHVLGAHWAMADPQFAMERRLKNRKARQSQNNLNKQLTVHQHTITAKELTEDFKRHMNDPQLF; encoded by the coding sequence ATGCGAATTGAACTCATAACAATGTGGTATAATGAAGAATTTTTAGCTCCATTTTTTCTTCAACACTACAACTACGCCGATAGAATCAACATTCTCTATGACACAGATACTACTGACAATACAAAAAAAATTTGTGAGCAGTACCCTAACGTCAGAATTATACCGTTCCATTTTCCCAATATGATGGACGACGAAATCAAGAGAGATCTCATTAATGACTTATATAGTAAGATAGACGCAGATTGGGTTCTGTCTGTGGATTCTGATGAATTTGCATTTTTGAAAGAACACAATTTTTTTATTTATGACTTCCGTAACTTTCTTGCCGCAGATAAAAAACACGATATATACAACGTCATGCTGTATCAGGTTTACCGACACATCACAGATAAAGACCTTGATCCAGACCTACCAGCAGTTCCGCAACGAAGACATGGGGATCCCAATATTTCAGTCGGCATCAACGCTCTGTATAAAAAGCCTATTTTGGTGCGCGGCAATCTTTCCATCAATTGGGAGCCGGGATGCCACTCCATAAGATACGGCCGCGATCCACGTGCAGTTGCTCCGCAGCACGTGCTTGGAGCGCATTGGGCCATGGCGGACCCCCAATTTGCTATGGAGAGGCGTTTAAAAAACAGAAAGGCCCGGCAAAGCCAAAACAATTTGAACAAACAGCTTACAGTTCATCAGCACACCATAACAGCAAAAGAGCTCACAGAGGACTTCAAACGACACATGAATGACCCTCAGCTTTTTTAG
- the argB gene encoding acetylglutamate kinase, giving the protein MKNATVVIKYGGHAMDKPDLSSAFATDLAQLSEQGMGFVVVHGGGPQISALLKRLNIESHFVDGLRVTDAATMEAAEMVLCGQVNKAVVNEFARQGVRAAGISGRDGGLLRARVKNPALGLVGTVEAVDPALPRCLLEGGFVPVVAPVASGPDGEALNINADTAAGALAGAIGAEYFVLISDVPGVLDADGRLIPSLNRKEIQKLRETGVITGGMIPKVEACLNALDAGCQRALILDGRSPSSLRRYLLDDAPLGTVVAN; this is encoded by the coding sequence ATGAAAAACGCTACAGTCGTTATCAAATACGGCGGTCACGCCATGGACAAGCCCGATCTCAGCTCTGCCTTTGCCACCGACCTTGCCCAGCTTTCCGAACAGGGCATGGGCTTTGTGGTGGTGCACGGCGGCGGCCCGCAGATTTCTGCCCTGCTCAAGCGCCTGAATATTGAGAGCCACTTTGTGGATGGCCTGCGCGTTACCGATGCCGCCACCATGGAAGCTGCAGAGATGGTGCTCTGCGGGCAGGTGAACAAGGCCGTGGTCAACGAATTTGCACGTCAGGGAGTACGCGCTGCGGGCATTTCAGGCCGCGACGGCGGCCTGCTGCGCGCAAGGGTGAAAAATCCCGCGCTCGGCCTGGTGGGCACGGTGGAAGCGGTCGATCCCGCCCTGCCCCGCTGCCTGCTGGAAGGCGGCTTTGTGCCCGTGGTGGCCCCTGTGGCCTCCGGCCCGGACGGCGAAGCCCTGAACATCAATGCAGACACCGCCGCAGGCGCGCTGGCAGGGGCCATCGGCGCGGAATATTTTGTGCTGATCTCTGATGTGCCCGGCGTGCTGGATGCTGACGGCAGGCTCATTCCCAGCCTCAACCGCAAGGAAATCCAGAAGCTGCGCGAGACCGGCGTCATCACCGGGGGCATGATCCCCAAGGTGGAAGCCTGCCTCAACGCTCTGGATGCGGGCTGCCAGCGTGCGCTCATTCTTGACGGGCGTTCGCCTTCAAGCCTGCGCCGCTACCTGCTTGACGATGCCCCGCTTGGGACGGTGGTCGCCAACTAG
- a CDS encoding radical SAM protein, which produces MQHIFESWCVQIDVTNYCNQSCLYCSRYNRHLKKEQRAHMPLEQFVAALDSLRHWPKKIGIIGGEPLLHPQFRHINLLLRKHFPREKLGLWTSGLPRTELEDPRTDSDIMSTYGFIAYNPHTPEQQEQCKHQPLTVAIREVVSDSELMWKLIDNCWVQRTWCATITHKGTYFCEVAAAQDLLLNDGANAWPIEPGWWKRHPSEFRSQVEKLCPNCGMCIPMERELLHKKTEKFTPLLLQSFRDKNLRLVRDKDVEVFGETFSKEDIRNNINTWYPGNYRGDLKDDNTALEGLGFTGKID; this is translated from the coding sequence ATGCAACATATATTCGAGTCATGGTGCGTACAAATTGACGTCACGAATTACTGCAATCAGTCATGCCTTTACTGCTCCAGGTATAACAGGCACCTAAAAAAAGAACAGCGCGCGCACATGCCCCTCGAGCAGTTTGTTGCCGCCCTAGACTCATTACGCCATTGGCCCAAAAAAATCGGTATTATCGGCGGAGAACCCCTGCTCCACCCACAGTTTCGCCATATAAACTTGCTCCTTCGCAAACATTTTCCGCGTGAAAAACTTGGTTTGTGGACATCGGGGTTGCCTCGCACGGAGCTGGAAGACCCACGCACAGACAGCGATATCATGAGTACCTATGGATTTATTGCGTACAATCCGCATACTCCGGAGCAACAGGAACAATGCAAGCACCAACCGCTGACTGTGGCCATACGAGAAGTTGTCAGCGATAGTGAGCTGATGTGGAAGTTGATTGATAACTGCTGGGTACAGCGCACATGGTGCGCCACAATCACCCACAAAGGCACCTACTTTTGCGAAGTGGCGGCAGCCCAGGATCTGCTGCTTAATGATGGTGCAAATGCATGGCCCATTGAACCGGGCTGGTGGAAAAGACATCCCTCAGAGTTCCGTTCCCAGGTAGAAAAATTATGCCCCAATTGCGGCATGTGTATCCCCATGGAACGCGAACTGCTGCACAAGAAGACCGAAAAGTTCACCCCTCTCTTACTGCAAAGTTTTCGCGATAAAAATCTCAGGCTTGTAAGAGATAAGGATGTGGAAGTATTTGGCGAGACATTCAGCAAGGAAGATATTCGCAACAACATTAACACATGGTATCCCGGCAACTATCGAGGGGATCTCAAAGACGATAACACGGCTCTGGAAGGCTTGGGCTTCACCGGAAAAATTGATTAA